Proteins encoded together in one Acholeplasma hippikon window:
- a CDS encoding PD-(D/E)XK nuclease family protein has protein sequence MMKIKELFNILNKNDLLVLNNAIKNEFIAYKSTYELKNRKILPFKVLGEKDFLNYITFSCDDEVILNALESLNLPISIINEMLSFIQYDIKNHEALMKFYEANEKFFNKHQKFMNYIQDKKIYFIEEPIYLKEVLKKLNISYEVIHLTYENEVNVKKFTSKQHELLHLFEDILKELSNGTRLGDLYLSNVTEADLKEIKKYASIYQIPINLNEKVNLFDYKLTKELAKLSISELRILLNDELTLKKKYEDYINFDENLFNQIIDHFIEIINKYPNDYEEKLLHQVLLYELKSRNIQLDSIKDAINVVSLDSIPYLVDKKVYIIHAVYEVFPSIYKDNAYLSDKEKKLIGYPTSQELNLHTYNYLSNLIKHENIKYISFSIKDKYTTYAPSDIILPYVKKDFDDLNINDLTSNRAISIYKDLFKNNESGKNLVMFTPGFKLNPDEKRRMDLYLKQSIIKFTPTQLIEYIKSPFMFYIKHILLLSNYKIDVSTKIGNFFHTLVEVMYLINFKDVVEVEKSSLNDPELIIYIEKHINLDVDSNKLFEDVKTIYFKHEINLVNKIVYENDFISLDKKLAIETLFFVDKNKERMIRALTLLLELESDEPSYKLYVEKEISYQNYKGRADLIKVHPDERSFSIMDFKSSAKESFSKDKIIELLTILDENYDAKINLKQLSLLQLIIYAYLLSVNDEKLIFRDVSFFSFLESDLKLNSLQTTDLNTKYYISRDNRKIESYELTDLYQKLESLLGEVAYRIKNLLFENEVRKSTDYKHNLKNEDYKAFQAITFYSKYSLEQLEDSLEDD, from the coding sequence ATGATGAAGATAAAAGAATTATTTAATATATTAAATAAAAATGATTTACTGGTCTTAAATAATGCAATTAAAAATGAATTTATTGCGTATAAATCAACATATGAACTAAAAAATAGAAAAATACTTCCTTTTAAAGTGTTAGGCGAAAAGGACTTTTTAAATTATATTACCTTCAGTTGTGATGATGAAGTTATTTTAAATGCACTAGAATCATTAAACTTACCTATTTCTATTATTAATGAAATGTTGTCATTTATTCAATATGATATAAAAAATCATGAAGCATTAATGAAGTTTTATGAAGCAAATGAAAAATTCTTTAATAAACATCAAAAGTTTATGAACTATATCCAAGATAAAAAAATATATTTTATCGAAGAACCAATCTATTTAAAAGAAGTACTTAAGAAACTAAACATTTCATATGAAGTAATCCATTTGACTTATGAAAACGAAGTAAATGTAAAAAAATTCACCTCAAAACAACATGAATTACTTCATTTGTTTGAAGATATCCTAAAAGAACTATCAAATGGGACTAGATTAGGTGATCTTTATCTATCGAATGTAACAGAAGCTGATCTTAAAGAAATTAAAAAATATGCATCAATTTATCAAATTCCAATTAACCTGAATGAAAAAGTTAATCTTTTTGACTATAAACTAACAAAGGAACTTGCTAAACTTAGCATAAGTGAATTAAGAATATTATTAAACGATGAATTAACATTAAAAAAGAAATATGAAGACTATATTAACTTTGATGAGAATTTATTTAATCAAATTATTGATCATTTTATAGAAATTATTAATAAATATCCAAATGATTATGAAGAGAAACTCTTACATCAAGTTTTATTGTATGAATTAAAATCAAGGAATATTCAACTAGATTCAATCAAAGATGCAATCAATGTTGTTTCTCTTGATAGCATTCCATATTTGGTTGATAAAAAAGTATATATCATTCATGCTGTTTATGAAGTTTTCCCTTCAATTTATAAAGATAACGCATATCTTTCAGATAAAGAAAAAAAACTTATTGGGTATCCAACAAGCCAAGAACTCAATCTACATACCTATAATTATTTAAGTAATTTAATCAAGCATGAAAATATTAAGTATATTTCATTTTCAATTAAAGATAAGTACACGACTTATGCTCCAAGTGACATCATCTTACCATATGTAAAAAAAGATTTTGATGATTTAAATATAAATGATTTAACATCAAATAGAGCAATTAGTATATATAAAGACTTATTTAAAAATAATGAATCTGGTAAAAATTTGGTTATGTTTACTCCTGGTTTTAAATTGAATCCGGATGAAAAGCGTAGGATGGATTTATATCTAAAACAAAGTATAATTAAGTTTACTCCAACACAATTAATTGAATACATCAAAAGTCCATTTATGTTTTACATAAAACACATATTATTGTTAAGTAATTATAAAATTGATGTTTCAACTAAGATTGGTAATTTTTTCCATACATTAGTTGAAGTGATGTATCTGATAAACTTCAAAGATGTTGTTGAAGTAGAAAAATCATCGTTAAATGATCCGGAATTAATTATTTATATTGAAAAGCATATCAATCTTGATGTTGATTCAAATAAACTTTTTGAGGATGTTAAAACAATTTATTTTAAACACGAAATAAATTTAGTGAATAAAATAGTCTATGAAAATGACTTTATCTCGTTAGATAAAAAGTTAGCTATTGAGACATTATTCTTTGTCGATAAAAATAAAGAACGTATGATTCGAGCCTTAACATTACTTTTAGAGTTAGAATCAGATGAACCATCATATAAACTTTATGTAGAAAAAGAAATAAGCTATCAAAACTATAAAGGTCGCGCTGATTTAATTAAAGTACATCCTGATGAAAGGTCATTTAGTATTATGGACTTCAAATCAAGCGCAAAAGAATCATTTAGTAAGGATAAAATTATTGAGTTATTAACAATATTAGATGAAAACTATGATGCTAAAATAAACCTCAAACAACTTAGTTTACTTCAATTAATTATTTATGCTTATTTGTTAAGTGTAAACGATGAAAAATTAATCTTTAGAGATGTCTCGTTCTTTAGTTTCTTAGAAAGTGATTTGAAATTAAATTCGCTTCAAACAACTGATTTAAATACGAAATATTACATATCAAGGGACAATAGAAAAATAGAATCATATGAATTAACTGATTTATATCAAAAACTAGAATCACTATTAGGTGAAGTCGCATATCGCATTAAAAACTTATTGTTTGAAAACGAAGTAAGAAAATCAACTGACTATAAGCATAATTTAAAAAATGAAGACTATAAAGCATTTCAAGCAATTACTTTCTATTCTAAATATAGTTTAGAACAATTGGAGGATTCACTTGAAGACGATTGA
- a CDS encoding lysophospholipid acyltransferase family protein, with protein sequence MFIALFFITILAFAVPMSLFVLGGWYIALWIAIGIFLGYFMLAFGLIASTYILERVSIHNRFKNYVFRSAAFAIGRFYFNLRIKVINKEKIPLTGGMVVYANHKSALDPVILLQIIKRPTGYTPKDSLFKIPFLRRFMLGIGSMPIYRGDDRKTLKGLLKAIENVKEGFAMCVFPEGGRKNRETDEVKETKAGSFKMALKSQATILPMTINGSSKIAKQAPFRRTKITVVVSDPIPYEVYKDMTTQEIGEMVQLKLNEGKI encoded by the coding sequence ATGTTTATAGCATTATTTTTCATAACAATTTTAGCTTTTGCAGTTCCAATGTCACTATTTGTTTTAGGCGGCTGGTATATTGCATTATGGATAGCAATTGGTATCTTTTTAGGATATTTCATGCTTGCCTTTGGCTTAATTGCATCAACATACATCTTAGAGCGAGTATCTATTCATAATCGTTTTAAAAACTATGTGTTTAGATCAGCAGCATTTGCTATTGGCAGATTTTACTTTAATCTTCGTATTAAAGTCATAAATAAAGAAAAAATTCCTTTAACTGGTGGTATGGTTGTTTATGCTAACCATAAATCGGCATTAGATCCTGTGATTTTATTACAAATTATTAAACGTCCTACAGGTTACACACCGAAAGACTCACTATTTAAAATTCCCTTTTTACGACGTTTCATGTTAGGGATTGGTAGTATGCCAATTTATCGTGGAGATGACCGTAAGACGTTAAAAGGGTTATTAAAAGCCATTGAAAATGTCAAAGAAGGATTCGCAATGTGTGTATTTCCTGAAGGCGGCAGAAAAAATCGTGAAACTGATGAAGTAAAAGAAACCAAAGCAGGTTCATTTAAAATGGCATTAAAGTCACAAGCGACTATTTTACCAATGACAATTAATGGTAGCTCAAAAATTGCTAAACAAGCGCCATTTAGAAGAACTAAAATTACAGTAGTTGTTTCAGATCCTATTCCATATGAAGTCTATAAAGATATGACAACACAAGAAATTGGTGAAATGGTTCAACTAAAGCTCAATGAAGGTAAAATTTAA
- a CDS encoding dihydrofolate reductase, translating into MIKSIWAMDVNWLIGKDNELPWHYKEDLAFFKEKTQGKTVLMGDATYRSLKSYYKTKPLPYGKIYVANLVDEVYPDATLVKDVVDFVKNFKDELWIIGGKMIYQLTLPYADILYITHVLNFHEGNVYFTKFNLSDYKLVEKRMSNGLIFATYKK; encoded by the coding sequence ATGATTAAGTCAATTTGGGCAATGGATGTTAACTGGTTAATTGGAAAAGACAACGAACTTCCATGGCATTATAAAGAAGATTTAGCATTTTTTAAAGAAAAAACACAAGGGAAAACTGTTTTAATGGGAGATGCAACTTACCGCTCATTAAAAAGTTACTATAAAACAAAACCATTACCTTACGGTAAAATTTATGTAGCTAACCTTGTAGATGAGGTTTATCCAGATGCAACATTAGTAAAAGATGTTGTAGATTTTGTTAAAAACTTCAAAGATGAACTTTGGATTATTGGTGGAAAAATGATATATCAGTTAACCTTACCGTATGCTGATATACTCTATATTACACATGTACTTAATTTTCATGAAGGTAATGTGTATTTTACAAAGTTCAATTTATCAGATTATAAACTAGTTGAGAAAAGAATGAGCAATGGCTTAATCTTTGCAACTTATAAAAAGTAG